The proteins below come from a single Drosophila kikkawai strain 14028-0561.14 chromosome 3R, DkikHiC1v2, whole genome shotgun sequence genomic window:
- the LOC138928989 gene encoding rabankyrin-5 isoform X4 — protein MALAAKNVRIAQTLVKHGLANINAMDIEGYTLLMGALRSGDLFAAHFLLDQNCLLDLSSGPFADTALHIICSYDECRNNPNIFGEILQIGIKILQRDPNVNIQNKNGETALHTAISRKNTQMIKLLLQVPNININLRTVEEKCALELSLTFQEKNFELASTLIKMGAEPNPNKSATGNSLLQVLAMDIQCENAAIFLTDFAILDYSNMSGLTALHIAAFNNIPNLVKTLLIKGATCNIQPIENGLKSPIQMAVEANAIDAVEAFVQMKGRVQKDDFNCIDINGDSPLSFCLRLKRTRLASILIRGGADVNARNKDKITLLHQAIMNKDSETSLFLLEHGADFTAATGDQDSLLMLAIEHNLPTVVDSLCTKGISLNASENNGVSPLWTALVLERKDVAHVLVRHGIDTDCWDKGPDGCQQTLLHRAIDENKDSIAIFLIQSQCDLDSARQAGPNGEGGDEVVEKASPSHLCCQWGLTQVLQTLIDHGANVNVVDTKKKTPLHIAIENLHEEIITILLCHPSIDLKLRDSSGNTAFASALNMRSYKAAQRILDRLPTAAEQMDPRGRNFLHLAIMKDDLESVLFLLSIQVDVNSRVHDVNQSTPLHLSAASQIEMITRNLILAGARMNERDALQKLPLHIAIEHGNLSAVSALIQNGADYDATDANGNNALHLAVRGGQFLIVRELLTESRVNAEAINVRGRNPMHELCRVAEDNTGATICELFLECMPKYPINIPDLDGNTPLLLSFMRGQSPLCKVLVKAGACLGTENREGINIFNFKLATDQLLHNLLDKLTQESPWSESDLCQECTVKFTITMRKHHCRHCGRVLCSKCSSNDVPILKFGINKPVRVCSVCFYVLQCGNV, from the exons ACCTTTTGCAGATACCGCTTTACATATTATATGTAGCTATGATGAATGCCGAAATAATCCGAACATTTTTGGtgaaatattacaaattgGCATTAAAATACTGCAGAGAGatccaaatgtaaatattcAAAACAAGAATGGAGAAACCGCTTTACATACAGCAATTTCTAGAAAGAATACACAAATGATCAAACTTTTACTTCAAGTGCCtaacataaatattaacttGCGTACTGTAGAAGAAAAGTGTGCTTTGGAGCTTAGCTTAACGTTCCAAGAGAAGAACTTTGAGCTTGCCTCAACACTTATAAAAATGGGTGCAGAACCAAATCCTAATAAATCTGCTACGGGAAATAGCCTTCTCCAGGTGCTAGCCATGGATATACAATGCGAGAATGCAGCTATATTTCTTACAGACTTCGCCATTTTGGATTACTCAAATATGAGTGGATTAACTGCTTTGCATATTGCAGCATTTAATAACATACCGAACCTCGTAAAAACTCTGCTTATAAAAGGTGCAACATGCAATATACAACCTATTGAAAACGGTTTAAAATCACCCATTCAAATGGCAGTTGAAGCAAATGCAATTGATGCAGTAGAAGCATTTGTTCAGATGAAAGGTAGAGTGCAAAAAGATGACTTTAATTGCATTGATATTAATGGTGACTCACCCCTAAGCTTTTGCTTGCGATTAAAAAGAACTCGACTTGCCTCCATACTTATAAGAGGCGGGGCAGACGTTAATGCAAGAAATAAAGACAAAATTACGCTCTTACACCAAGCCATTATGAATAAAGACAGTGAGACGTCATTATTCTTACTTGAACATGGAGCTGATTTTACTGCAGCAACAG GTGATCAGGACTCCTTATTAATGCTGGCAATTGAACATAATCTACCAACTGTTGTGGATTCTCTTTGTACAAAAGGAATTTCCTTGAATGCATCTGAAAATAATGGTGTTTCGCCATTGTGGACTGCTTTAGTTCTAGAACGAAAAGATGTGGCACACGTACTTGTGCGTCATGGTATTGATACTGACTGTTGGGACAAGGGACCTGATGGTTGCCAACAGACACTTCTACATCGTGCAATAGATGAAAACAAAGATTCTatagcaatatttttaattcaaagtcaATGTGACTTAGACTCTGCTCGTCAAGCAGGTCCAAACGGGGAGGGCGGAGATGAGGTTGTGGAAAAAGCTTCTCCGTCACATCTATGTTGTCAATGGGGACTTACCCAAGTACTTCAAACTCTAATTGATCATGGAGCGAATGTAAACGTAGTAGACACTAAAAAGAAAACTCCACTACATATAGCTATAGAAAATCTACATGAAGAGATAATAACCATTCTTCTCTGTCACCCTTCAATAGATTTAAAACTTAGAGACAGCTCTGGAAATACCGCATTTGCATCCGCTCTAAATATGCGAAGTTACAAGGCAGCGCAACGCATTTTAGATCGACTTCCAACTGCAGCTGAGCAAATGGATCCACGAGGCCGTAATTTTTTGCATTTAGCAATTATGAAAGATGATTTGGAAAGTGTGCTCTTTTTGTTATCTATTCAAGTAGACGTTAATTCACGTGTACATGATGTTAATCAGTCAACGCCTTTACATTTATCAGCTGCATCGCAAATTGAAATGATAACAAGAAATCTGATATTAGCTGGGGCCCGTATGAATGAGCGTGATGCGCTTCAAAAATTGCCTCTGCATATTGCAATTGAACACGGCAATCTTTCCGCAGTATCTGCTTTAATTCAAAACGGCGCTGACTATGATGCAACTGATGCTAATGGAAATAATGCATTGCATCTAGCTGTACGTGGCGGTCAGTTTTTAATTGTACGCGAACTTTTAACTGAATCAAGAGTAAACGCAGAGGCAATAAATGTAAGAGGTCGAAATCCAATGCATGAACTTTGTCGAGTTGCGGAAGATAATACAGGGGCAACAATTTGCgaattatttttagaatgCATGCCGAAATACCCAATTAACATCCCTGACCTTGATGGTAACACGCCACTTCTGCTGTCCTTTATGCGTGGCCAATCGCCACTCTGTAAAGTACTTGTAAAAGCAGGAGCGTGTCTTGGCACTGAAAATAGGGAAGgtatcaatatttttaattttaagttggCTACAGACCAACTTCTCCACAATTTGTTAGACAAACTGACACAGGAATCACCATGGTCGGAGTCTGACTTATGCCAGGAATGTACtgttaaatttacaattactaTGCGAAAACACCATTG TCGGCATTGTGGACGTGTTTTGTGCTCCAAATGTTCCAGCAACGACGTACCTATTCTGAAATTCGGAATCAACAAACCAGTTAGAGTTTGCTccgtttgtttttatgttctGCAATGTGGAAATGTATga